In Mesorhizobium sp. J428, the genomic window CGCTTGAGGTCGGCGATTTTAGCTCGGACATCGATAAGGTGTCGCTCCGTCCGCTCCTTCACTTCGGCGCAGGTCTGGGTGCCGCGATCGACGAGTTCGAGTAGGCCTCGGATCTCATCGATGGAAAAGCCGAGCTCGCGGGCGCGCAGGATGAAACGCAGCCGCGAAACGTGGCTGTCGTCGTATACGCGGTAACCCGAAGCCGTACGCGGCGGATCGGGTATCATCTTAATCTTCTCGTAATATCGGATGGTTTCGAGGTTGCAGCCTGTGCGCCTTGCGAGTTCGGCGCGCTGCAACGTGTTACCGGACACTCGCTTCGCGGAAACGTGATCGGTCATCTCAAAATTCCTCTTGAGTCTGTAGTTGCTACAGACTGTAGCTTGCTTTCAATTGAAATTCGAGGGCGAACCGCATGAGCGAGACAAAAATCGAAACCGTGGCGTTAGACGCGCCGACGCAAGTGGTGGATCGGAAGAAGGGATGGTTTGCCGCCGGTGGTGTCGTCGGCGCGATTCTGGCTTCAACCTGCTGCATTGCGCCGCTTGTACTGTTGATGCTCGGCGTATCGGGCGCCTGGATTGGCAATCTCACGGCGCTCGAACCCTACAAGCCGATCTTCGCCGGTGTGGCGCTCGTCTTCATCGGGCTCGGATTCCGGCAGGTCTACTTCAAGCCCAAGGTCGCCTGCGAGGACGGGTCCTACTGCGCCCGTCCCGAATCCGCCCTCATCACCAAATCCGCCCTGTGGCTGTCCACGGTTCTGGTCGTCCTGGCTCTGACGATCAATTGGTGGGCACCGCTTTTCTATTAGGAGAACTGACATGAAACGACTTCTCTTCGTCACAGTGGGATTGCTGGCTATCGGCGTCTTAGGCCTTCCCCTAATCGGTTCGGTTTCCTCGCCGGTGCTCGTTTCGGCCGCGCAGGCGGCGGAGACCGAACAGACGGCCACCTTCGACGTCCCGGGCATGACCTGTGCGCTCTGCCCCGTCACGGTGAGAAAGGCGATGGAAGCTGTCGAAGGTGTTCGGGAGGTCGAGGTCAATTTTGATGCCAGGACGGCGACCGTCGTGTTCGACCCGTCTGTCACGACCATCGAAGCCATTGCCGCCGCTTCGGCCAATGCCGGATACCCGGCGGCGGTGAGAGGCTGAGTCCGGTGAAGGACGCGACGATCCTCAGGACCGGTATCATCGGATCGGTGATCGCCGGGGTCTGCTGCGCCACGCCGGTCGTCGTCATCGCGCTTGGCGCTCTCGGAATGACAGCATTGATCGGCTGGGTGGACTATGTGGTCATTCCGGCGCTCGCCCTGTTCCTCTCAATAGCCGCTTACGGGCTGTGGCGGCGGCAGCGGTTGGCAGAATGCTGCTCTTCTGAAACTCAATCTTGCAAGACAACACCCAGCGAAGAAGGGGCCAGACATGGCTGACTGCTGCAACACCGAAGGCGCCCGAAAGGGATACGACTTGGCCGTCATCGGCGCGGGCTCCGCAGGTTTCTCCGCCGCCATTACGGCGGCCGAACAAGGCGCGAATGTCGCCCTCATCGGTCAGGGCACGATCGGCGGCACCTGCGTCAATGTCGGCTGTGTGCCGTCCAAGACAATGATCCGTGCTGCGGAGGCGCTTCACGGCGCTCGCGCGGCAAGCCGGTTTCCCGGATTGACCGGCGAAGCCCATGTCAGAGACTGGCGGGCACTGGTCGCGGCCAAGGACGATCTGGTCGGCACACTGCGGCAGAAAAAATATGTTGACCTGCTGCCCGAATATAACGGCGTTGCCTATCTCGAAGGCGCGGCGCGTCTGAACGGCCAAGGCATTCTCGTCGACGGCGCCGCCATAGCGGCGGACAAGATCATCGTGGTGACGGGGTCTGCGCCGGGCCTGCCGGACATTCCCGGCATCGCGGATGTTCCTTATCTCACCGAGTACCACCGCCCTGGAATTGACCGATCAGCCTGCTTCGCTTCTGGTCATTGGGGGCGGCTATATTGGCTGCGAGCTGGCGCAGATGTTCGCCCGGGCGGGGACGAAGGTCACCCTCATTACCCGCAGCCGTCTTTTGCCCGAGACTGAGCCGGAAGTCTCCGAGGCATTGACCCACTATCTGGCGGACGACGGGATATCCGTTCTGACTGGGCTCTCCTACCGGGCGATCAAAGCCATCGAGAACGGCGTCGAGCTTGCCATTGAACGCGAGGGCCGGCCGGATTTTCCGACGGCACAGCACATTCTCGTCGCAACCGGTCGCAGGCCGAATTCGGCAGACCTCGGGCTTGAGGAAGCTGGGGTGAGGCTTTCCGCCAACGGCGGCATCGTCGTCGACGACCGGATGCGCACATCAAAAACCGGCGTCTACGCCGCAGGCGACGTGACCGGACGTGACCAGTTCGTCTATATGGCGGCCTATGGCGCAAAGCTTGCCGCACTGAACGCGCTGAACGGCGACAGCCTCGTCTATGACAACGCCGCCATGCCCTGGGTTGTGTTCACCGATCCGCAAGTGGCTGGCGTCGGCCTTTCCGAGGCCCAAGCCAAGGCGCAAGGCCTAAAGACTAAGACCTCGGTCGCGCCCCTCGACCAAGTGCCGCGGGCGCTTGCCGCCCGCGACACACGCGGGCTCATCAAGCTGGTCGCAGACGCTCAGACCGATCGCTTGCTCGGCGCGCAAATACTGGCACCGGAGGGCGCGGACAGCATCCAGACCGCTGTGCTCGCCATCAAGCACGGCATGACAGCAAAGGCTCTCGGGGAAACGATCTTCCCATACCTCACCACGGTAGAAGGGTTGAAGCTCGCGGCACAGGGCTTCGACAAGGATGTCGCCAAGCTCTCTTGTTGTGCTGGTTGATACCCGTGGGCAAGATTGGCTGACTCACCGTCGCCTGAGCTCATGCTTCTCTACAATCCGAGGTCTCGCTTCCGGCCGAAGCCCCAGTCGATACCGCCATCGCCGCGCGCGACGCCCGAGACGTGGCGGCCGAGGTGCTTCTCCAGCGAGGGCGTCCAGGGCACGAGTTGGAAGCCGAGGCCATCGTCGATCATCGCGAAGCGGCCGGAGGCGAGCGTAAAACGCTGGCGGTAGGCGCCGGCGACATACTCGCCGTTGGCCGCACGCTGGAAGGGCTGGCCGGTCTGAGCCGCGAGCTTCTCGCCGAGTGTGTCCACTTCGCGCCGGCGGAGCGTGTTGAGGAGATTGCGACTGAAGATGATCCGCCGGCCCTGCCGTTCGGCGAAGCCTTGCTCGATCAGGTGATCTGCACGCCGGTCCAGAGCATCGCGGACTTTAGCGCCGAAGCCCCCTTCGGACAGAGCTGCGGGATCACGCGCGATGTTTTGCCGATCCAGCCAGGTTGCGCCCGATGCGGTCACCTGCCGTTCGATGTCGAGATCGGAACGCACCGCGAGCGCGACACGCCGCTGTCCGCGGGAGTCGTCATAGGCGCGCAGCTCGACGATCGAGCCTGGCGTGCTGTCGCCGGCCGCATCGAGATCGGCGAGCTTGATGTGGTGGGTCCGTCCGTCGACGCCGTCGACCACGGCATAGGCCGTGCCCTTCAGTTCGTCGTCGAGTCCACGTTCGACCAGGCGGCCGACGATCGGCGTGTCGAGACTTTCGGCGGCCAGCACGTAATCCGCCGATCCGCGCCCGATGCCGCGCTCGGTCAGCGCCCGGTGCATGCGCTTGATGATGTCACCGCGTTCGCCAAGTTCGCGCAGCGTCGCCTCGGCCTTGTCGTCGATCATCCATTGGCCGGGTCCGACCTGCTCGGCCAGGCCGAGCGTCTCCAGCTTGCGCAGCCGCCCGACCTTGAGCGCGTGGAATTCGTCGGGCTGCTCGCCCGGATGCGGCGCGAGGTCGATGATGCCGGTGCGCCGGCCATCGCGAACGAGCTGACGGTCGAGCTGCGTCCAGCGCTCGGAGGCGATCTGGTTCTCGAGGCTGCGCCGGATGTCGAGGTCGGTGCGCGGCCCGAGCTCCTGGGTGATGAGGTCGCGCGCCC contains:
- a CDS encoding helix-turn-helix domain-containing protein, whose product is MTDHVSAKRVSGNTLQRAELARRTGCNLETIRYYEKIKMIPDPPRTASGYRVYDDSHVSRLRFILRARELGFSIDEIRGLLELVDRGTQTCAEVKERTERHLIDVRAKIADLKRIEKVLAETAEQCSGEDVPECPVLEALAS
- a CDS encoding heavy-metal-associated domain-containing protein; translated protein: MKRLLFVTVGLLAIGVLGLPLIGSVSSPVLVSAAQAAETEQTATFDVPGMTCALCPVTVRKAMEAVEGVREVEVNFDARTATVVFDPSVTTIEAIAAASANAGYPAAVRG
- a CDS encoding VirD2 family relaxase/mobilization nuclease; the protein is MADDREFRIRPGRIRSTRAQAARPFIAQALAAAKKAGGGVSRSGRVVSGNRSRFGYGQRASIQANRLITARSRGAVIKARVVRHSARAAPLGTHLDYLRRDGVTRDGEKARLFGPGEEDADGRTFAERCGDDRHHFRFIVSPDDALEMSDLKSFTRDLVGQMEKDLGSGLDWVAVDHWNTEHPHVHLIVRGVREDGQDLVISRDYIKEGMRDRARDLITQELGPRTDLDIRRSLENQIASERWTQLDRQLVRDGRRTGIIDLAPHPGEQPDEFHALKVGRLRKLETLGLAEQVGPGQWMIDDKAEATLRELGERGDIIKRMHRALTERGIGRGSADYVLAAESLDTPIVGRLVERGLDDELKGTAYAVVDGVDGRTHHIKLADLDAAGDSTPGSIVELRAYDDSRGQRRVALAVRSDLDIERQVTASGATWLDRQNIARDPAALSEGGFGAKVRDALDRRADHLIEQGFAERQGRRIIFSRNLLNTLRRREVDTLGEKLAAQTGQPFQRAANGEYVAGAYRQRFTLASGRFAMIDDGLGFQLVPWTPSLEKHLGRHVSGVARGDGGIDWGFGRKRDLGL
- the merF gene encoding mercury resistance system transport protein MerF, encoding MKDATILRTGIIGSVIAGVCCATPVVVIALGALGMTALIGWVDYVVIPALALFLSIAAYGLWRRQRLAECCSSETQSCKTTPSEEGARHG
- a CDS encoding mercuric transporter MerT family protein; translation: MSETKIETVALDAPTQVVDRKKGWFAAGGVVGAILASTCCIAPLVLLMLGVSGAWIGNLTALEPYKPIFAGVALVFIGLGFRQVYFKPKVACEDGSYCARPESALITKSALWLSTVLVVLALTINWWAPLFY